In the genome of Pseudomonas fluorescens, the window CGGCGATCATGACTTCCACGCCGGAGGCGAGGGGCGTGCCGTTGTCACGCATGCGCAGGCCGAGCAGGCCCACTTCGGTGAGTTTCTGCCAGTCCCGTTGGGCGTCGCGGGTCTGGAGATCATGCGGGTTGGCGATGCCAATGGACTGCGCCAGGCGTTTGGCCGAGTTTTCAAACATCTGCTGTTCGTCGTTGAATAGCGCGAGCACGGGTGGGCTCCTTCTTTGAGTCGTGGATGGGGCGACTGCGAGGTATCTGGTACTTGTTGCCCATGCCGGACTCATTTTTCATGAGCCCTGGCCTGGGTGTCATGCCGCAAATGCAGTACTAGACGCGGGCCACAGACGGCGTGGTGGCTGCGAATTGCGTGGAGCGGGCAATGTGGTTGGCCGCGCGGTAGCCGAATGTGAGAGCGGGGCCGAGTGTGCCGCCCGCGCCGGGATAGGAGTCCGCCGTCACCGCGCCCGAGGCGTTGCCGATGGCGTAGAGGCCGGGGATCGGGCGACCCTCGACGTCCAGTACGTTGGCGTCGCGATCGACTTTCAGGCCGCCCTTGGTGCCGAGGTCGCCGAGGTCGACGCGAATCGCGTAATAGGGCGCCCGGTCGAGCGCGCCCAAACTCGGATTCGGCTGGTGCCGGGGGTCGCAGTAGAAGCGGTCGAAGCTGTGGTGACCGCGATTGAAATCGAGGTCGACGCCGGTCTTGGTGTAATCGTTGAAGACCGACACTGTATTTTCCAGGGTGGCGGGATCGATAGCGATCTTGTGGGCCAGTTCGCCAATGGAACCGGCGCGGTAGAGCACACTGTCCCACCACTCGGGAGGCAGGCTTGCGTCCGGCATGATCGAGCCGGGCATGATCCGGCCGAGGATGTTCTTCTTGCGATAGTTGGCATCGAAGATGAACCAGCAGGGTGTATTTGCGCCGGTGCTGGCGCCGTCCTTGATCATCGCGTGGCCGAAGTCGTTATAGGACATGGCCTCGTTGGCGAAGCGCCGGCCCTGGCGATTGACGCAGAGGCTGTGGGCGTAGCTGCGTTCGATGAAAAGCGCACTGCGCATGTTCACGTTCGGCGTGTCCGCCGCCGGGATGCGTACGGTCGGCGCCCACCAGGCTTCGTGGAGGAACTCGGTGTCCGCGCCGATGTTCTGGCCGGCAATCAGCGCATCGCCGGTGTTGTTGTGCATGGGCGTCACGCTCCACTCCACCAGTGTCTGGCCCGGCAGGTGGGCGGTGCGCAGCGGCTGGCTCTGTTCGAAACCGCCGGATGCGACGATCACCGCCCGGCTGGCCAGGATGCGGTACTCGTTGCAGTTCTGGCTGACGACCGCTCCCTGGACGACGCCATTCTCGACAATGAAATGCTCCAGGCGGGTGTTGAGCAGCAGCTCAACCCCGCGTTCCTGCAGACCGATGCGCAGACCGGCGATGAGGGCGCTGCCCATGGTGACGCGCCGATCACGGCGGGTCTTCAGGCGCCAGCCGATGTCCGACCAGTAGTTCCAGATCAGTGAGAAAATCTTGCGCTTCCAGCCCGTGGCGCGGGCGCCCAGCAATTGGCCGTCGTAGTAGTCCAGAGCGATGCGACCGAACAGTTTGGCGCCCATGTCGGCTTCACGCAGGGCAAAGAAGTCATCTCCCAGCACTCCGGCATCCACTGGCTCGACGAACATGGTGCGGCCGTTGTCCGAGGCGCCCGGCAGGTGCTGGCAGTAATCGGCGTAGCCGGTGACGGCGTTGTACTTCACCCCGATTTGCTGGCGCATGTACTCGACCATTTCCGGTGCCGAGTCGAGATAGGCACGAAGCTTCCCTTCCGGGACCCGACCCTTGGTGCAGGCCCTGAAGTAGGTCAGCGCCTGTTCGTAGTTGTCCTGCCCCTGGATTCCTGAGTTGTTGGGGATCCAGATGCCGCCCCCGGACAACGCGGAGGTACCGCCGTAGCGATCACTCTTCTCAATGACGATGACCTTCAGCCCGAGGTCATGGGCACGGTTGGCGGCGAGCAGGGCGCCCGCCCCGGAACCGACCACCAGGACCGCGCAGTGCTTGTCCTCGACGAATGCATTCATGGCATGCGATCTCCGTTGTCACGCGCCATCGGGGGCGCTTTCCTGTTCTGGGGAGCGAAGGCCGCCGCCGGTTTTCGGTGGCGCTGCTTCGATGCACATAGGTTGATCGCGATGCCTCTACGTAATCATCAACCGTATGCAGTAGATGAGCTCATTCGTTGAGCACGATGCAGACATGCGGGGAGAATTTATTTTATTGGCTACTGCAAACGGTTGATGTTGGCACTGGGTCGTTGTGTTGAAACTGGCTCCGAAGTCGCGGCCCGGGGAACCGGCCAGGGCTGTCATCAGGACAAGTTGAACAAAAAACAAAACCAGACTTGGACTTGCGGAGCACAACATGCACAAGACAGAGAAGGCTGCGACCCTTGGTGGTCGCAGGCTATTGGCGCCGATGCTGTTGCTCGGTGCAGTGGCCAGCCCCTTGACCCATGCCATATCCATCGATACCGGCAATCCCGACCTGCAGATCAACTGGACCACGGACTTGCGTCTTGGGCTTGGGTGGCGCGCGGAGTCGATCGACTCGCATATCGGCGACGATCCCACCAACCAACAGTCTGATTACTCCACCCACAGCGGCGATATGTGGAAGCGGCGCCTCGATGTGCTGACCGAGATGGACGTCATCTACAAGGGCGATTATGGCGTTCGCGTCAGTGCCACGGGTTGGTACGACAACGCTTACGACGATCATGACCTGAAGGGCAATCCCGACCTGCCAGGGATCTCCGCTTACGCCGACGGCAAGCTTTCGCGGCAGGCGCAGCGATACTACAACGGCCCGTCTGGCGAGATTCTCGACGCATTCGTGTTCGGTACCTTCAATCTGGGCAGCATCCCTGTGTCGGTGAAGGCAGGCCAGTACGCGCTGATTTGGGGCGTATCCCAGGTCAATGGCAGTGACGCGATTTCCTGGAGCCAGCAGCCGGCCAACTTCCAGAAGGGGGCGGAGATCCCCGGAGCTTCGCCGAAGGAGCTGGCTTTGCCGCTACCGCAGCTGTCGTTCCAGAGCCAACTGAGTGACACGGTTTCCCTGTCCGGCTACTACCACCTGGATTGGAAGCCGAACCGGCAGAGCGAGGGCGGTACCTTCCTGGGCGGACCAGACTTTTTGTATGACGACGATGGCCGGATATTTGTGGCTTCCGCGCCCGGCTTCGGCAATATCTACATCAACCAGGGCAACATCATCGAACCTGATGACAAGCAG includes:
- a CDS encoding FAD-dependent oxidoreductase, producing the protein MNAFVEDKHCAVLVVGSGAGALLAANRAHDLGLKVIVIEKSDRYGGTSALSGGGIWIPNNSGIQGQDNYEQALTYFRACTKGRVPEGKLRAYLDSAPEMVEYMRQQIGVKYNAVTGYADYCQHLPGASDNGRTMFVEPVDAGVLGDDFFALREADMGAKLFGRIALDYYDGQLLGARATGWKRKIFSLIWNYWSDIGWRLKTRRDRRVTMGSALIAGLRIGLQERGVELLLNTRLEHFIVENGVVQGAVVSQNCNEYRILASRAVIVASGGFEQSQPLRTAHLPGQTLVEWSVTPMHNNTGDALIAGQNIGADTEFLHEAWWAPTVRIPAADTPNVNMRSALFIERSYAHSLCVNRQGRRFANEAMSYNDFGHAMIKDGASTGANTPCWFIFDANYRKKNILGRIMPGSIMPDASLPPEWWDSVLYRAGSIGELAHKIAIDPATLENTVSVFNDYTKTGVDLDFNRGHHSFDRFYCDPRHQPNPSLGALDRAPYYAIRVDLGDLGTKGGLKVDRDANVLDVEGRPIPGLYAIGNASGAVTADSYPGAGGTLGPALTFGYRAANHIARSTQFAATTPSVARV
- a CDS encoding DUF1302 family protein, with product MHKTEKAATLGGRRLLAPMLLLGAVASPLTHAISIDTGNPDLQINWTTDLRLGLGWRAESIDSHIGDDPTNQQSDYSTHSGDMWKRRLDVLTEMDVIYKGDYGVRVSATGWYDNAYDDHDLKGNPDLPGISAYADGKLSRQAQRYYNGPSGEILDAFVFGTFNLGSIPVSVKAGQYALIWGVSQVNGSDAISWSQQPANFQKGAEIPGASPKELALPLPQLSFQSQLSDTVSLSGYYHLDWKPNRQSEGGTFLGGPDFLYDDDGRIFVASAPGFGNIYINQGNIIEPDDKQNGNFGMQLSLSPDWYGGTVGLVYRHLDEMQPWPVNFAVDPSEITGLRFHQVYNRGVDLFGAFTNFSWQDISWGAEVSYRRGTALDSTGGPLPNGSLDGATGNTWHALLNTQASMPVLPLYDTGVVVAELSYTYLDKVTHNQSVYNECVDDLDGPGCGSRDASSFSLILLPTWLQVLPGVDLTGSLILAGYGLHGNSPVPTGSAERAYAWSTGVTADINMRYKVGLLYSDAGDAEERLGAMGSTDRGRITLTFQTSL